In Leptospira perdikensis, one genomic interval encodes:
- the acpS gene encoding holo-ACP synthase, which translates to MLSVGNDIVENQRIRELLEKHGDRFLKRVFTDEEVEYCHKHKDPVPFLAGRFACKEAVIKALNLNPGEVADMREIELAGTNFGKKTLVIHGKTEKFFREKGFTTSSVSISHADHYATAVVIFYKEPK; encoded by the coding sequence ATGTTATCCGTCGGGAACGACATTGTTGAAAACCAAAGGATCCGTGAACTCCTTGAAAAACATGGGGACCGGTTCTTGAAACGGGTTTTTACCGATGAAGAAGTGGAATACTGTCACAAACACAAAGACCCCGTTCCCTTTCTCGCGGGCCGATTTGCTTGTAAAGAAGCCGTAATTAAGGCCCTAAACCTAAATCCGGGGGAAGTTGCGGATATGCGTGAGATTGAACTCGCGGGTACAAATTTTGGTAAAAAAACGCTAGTCATCCATGGGAAAACTGAGAAGTTTTTCCGAGAGAAAGGATTTACAACAAGTTCCGTATCCATCAGCCATGCTGACCATTACGCAACTGCCGTTGTTATTTTCTATAAGGAGCCCAAATGA
- a CDS encoding AAA family ATPase — protein sequence MFTVGKYKAIRELHLGKRSSVYTGESTTGGSVVIKLLNRDYPDNQEITRFKSEFEILRSIDSTYTLRPLDLESYQNTVAIVFPNVGYTDLAKLQLSGKYSNIATFLNIAIEVCRALIDIHKAKIVHNDIKAQNIIYNPDTGTLKVIDFGSATLLTHRSFYLPMNQNLTGTLAHISPEQTGRMNRTVDYRTDFYSFGVTLYQLITGDLPFLYTDSLEMVHAHLAKTPLSPKERTGAPKIISDLIMKLLEKNPEDRYQTATGLLSDLSAIQSVLLENGREALNQFQMELAKNDKSSRFQIPKKLYGRESQLQIFEEKFLDATEGKIEIFLISGRSGIGKSALINEIQKPVTREKAYFASGKFDLYKKSIPYRAINLALQGLVRQLLSESESSVKEWKTLLSNALGANAKLIIDVVPELSQLLGDKPAPPELDSLETENRFHLVFRKFLRTICTKEHPVVLFLDDMQWADSSSILLLKEVLTDPEISHFFIILSYRDNEVFPTDPFSRLLEELHENQIPVSEIRLEPLRERDVALLVSETLVVPESEIRPIAEVLWKKTKGNPFHVNEMFKNLYERSYIYFADDHWSWDKDKIDSVNISDNVIDLIIDKINLQSAELIDALKLTACIGNWFRHDIYATISERPFHKASMDLVSLANEEFLILGMEDANFTHDKIREAIYKIISPEEKSKLHYKIGKTYLSILYKYKLEDHLFTIVNQLNLGSSQMKGSEELAELRILNEKAGFKALNSSAYDAAFTFFDRMAGLMTDDEWNSEYENTLKLHLAYARSAYLSKNFEAAEKSFNYILKFARNDLDKILVYELQSSMLVTQNKMKEVLETLKQALKLLGVRLPKKAGPLSPLREILKFKFKLGRRSIESLENLPVSDDPKYLAIMRLLNACIAPSFLAEPNLFPVIVLKLVNHTLRYGLCEISAFGFCAMGIIQGSGLGNYDDGLKFGQLGVRLLDSLEAKTFRCRTLFMFACMISPWKNHTRDSRPIFWESFLAGMETGDLQYSSYSLNNIHFQGLAFRENLEDLYKSQLRYDASLLSLRQNHAYQVHRLNLQLVENMRGESADSMCLEGRYFSETETVAEWLSTGNANALFDYYLCKLRIEYFLGDKGKAYEYSTKLDTLEGAMFGMMFVPEHVFLGALVAFSLIVDEKNPPGVTTATLKKRLYGFEKRMKVWAKSSPENFAHKYEIISALLLYLANEKTQAVIACKAAISSARESSYILEEAIANEFLVRMWKETGFEQYSNLHLVEAHYRYGKYGFLSKVKQLEANHISLKKYIGRNFRTDSTDSLSLFSTTKDIFGDVGSSLDINTVIKASQTISGEIQLNRLLEKMMKILIENAGAERGYFILKSDSGWQVLAESEAEKESVFVYSESPFAIDFLEPVAYVNQNKIPSQIIGYVVRTGLVVICGDAAREGDFKNDPYVKSTLPKSLLCYPILSHGTVVGIVYLENNLTTDAFTPGRVEILKILSSQIAVSIENSLLYTNLEQKVDERTKELNYALTEVKGLKEQQDGDYFLASLLIEPLTQNLATSSNMNIQFLTEQKKKFSYKQWNSEIGGDLCVSSSIQLQNKKYIVVLNGDAMGKSMQGASGALVIGSVFEAIIKRNGQSEEVRDITPEKWVSNAYTELHSTLVTFDGSMLISMFLCLIDDETGFFYFLNAEHPRPVIYRNHKTFFLPHNYVCAKLGLLASKKALQVNTFQLEKGDLLLVGSDGRDDILIGSEVEMEVNEDDELFLKTTLEGQGDLESIRDAIKSHGELIDDLSLIRVEYIGEGSPIHVLSNHPKHFVYLRALTLYKQKKWTDVEQIISNNFASIHEAPLSVQKIYLYTEHRMSAFPLEFAVNYVQKNPSDSLTLFYIAEALYENGDFSAAFDYSERVQLRRPYHKENNILFARLLELRRK from the coding sequence GCCATTGTATTTCCTAATGTTGGTTATACAGATCTCGCTAAATTACAGTTAAGTGGAAAGTATAGTAATATCGCCACTTTTTTGAATATTGCCATTGAGGTTTGTCGTGCCCTTATAGACATTCATAAAGCAAAAATTGTTCATAATGATATTAAAGCTCAGAATATAATTTATAATCCAGATACTGGAACTTTAAAGGTAATTGATTTTGGTTCAGCAACTCTTTTGACTCATCGAAGTTTTTATCTTCCGATGAATCAAAACTTAACCGGGACTCTTGCACATATTTCTCCTGAACAAACTGGCCGGATGAATCGGACTGTAGATTATAGAACAGATTTTTATTCTTTCGGCGTCACCTTATATCAGTTAATCACAGGAGATCTTCCCTTTTTATATACAGATAGTTTGGAGATGGTGCATGCACACTTAGCAAAAACACCACTTTCTCCCAAAGAAAGAACAGGGGCTCCAAAAATTATTTCTGATCTGATTATGAAACTTTTGGAAAAAAACCCGGAAGATCGTTACCAGACAGCGACTGGTTTACTTTCGGATTTATCAGCAATCCAATCCGTTCTTTTAGAAAATGGACGTGAGGCTCTAAATCAGTTCCAGATGGAACTTGCCAAAAATGATAAATCCTCAAGGTTTCAAATTCCAAAGAAATTATACGGAAGAGAATCCCAACTCCAAATCTTCGAAGAAAAATTTTTGGATGCGACAGAAGGTAAAATTGAAATTTTTTTGATCTCGGGTAGATCTGGAATCGGAAAGTCTGCACTCATCAATGAAATCCAAAAACCAGTTACAAGAGAAAAAGCATACTTTGCCTCAGGTAAATTTGATTTATATAAAAAATCGATTCCATATCGTGCGATCAATTTAGCCTTACAAGGTCTTGTCCGACAGTTACTTTCGGAAAGTGAATCATCGGTAAAAGAATGGAAAACCTTACTTTCTAATGCACTCGGCGCCAATGCAAAGTTAATCATTGATGTAGTTCCCGAACTTTCACAGTTATTAGGTGATAAGCCGGCGCCACCAGAACTTGATAGTTTAGAGACAGAAAATCGATTTCATTTAGTTTTTCGAAAGTTTCTTCGAACCATTTGTACGAAAGAACATCCTGTTGTTTTGTTTTTAGATGATATGCAGTGGGCTGATTCTTCGAGTATTCTTCTATTAAAAGAAGTTTTAACGGATCCAGAAATATCGCATTTTTTTATTATATTGTCCTATCGAGACAACGAAGTGTTTCCAACCGATCCTTTCTCTCGGTTATTGGAAGAACTTCATGAAAACCAAATTCCTGTTTCCGAGATTCGTTTAGAACCACTCAGAGAACGAGATGTTGCTCTATTGGTTTCGGAAACACTGGTGGTCCCGGAATCGGAAATTCGACCCATCGCCGAAGTGCTTTGGAAAAAAACCAAAGGAAATCCATTTCATGTAAACGAAATGTTTAAGAACCTTTATGAAAGGTCTTATATTTATTTTGCAGATGATCATTGGTCTTGGGATAAAGATAAAATCGATTCAGTAAATATCTCAGATAATGTCATCGATTTAATCATAGATAAAATTAATCTTCAGTCTGCCGAATTAATCGATGCCCTCAAACTCACTGCTTGTATTGGAAACTGGTTCCGTCACGATATCTATGCTACGATTTCAGAAAGACCATTTCACAAAGCATCTATGGATTTGGTTTCTCTAGCTAATGAAGAGTTTCTGATTCTTGGAATGGAGGATGCAAACTTCACTCATGACAAAATACGGGAAGCAATTTATAAAATTATTTCCCCTGAAGAAAAATCAAAGTTACATTATAAAATTGGAAAAACCTATCTTTCTATTCTTTACAAATACAAACTAGAAGATCATTTGTTTACCATTGTAAACCAATTGAATTTGGGTTCTTCTCAAATGAAGGGTAGTGAAGAGTTAGCCGAGTTACGGATCTTAAACGAAAAGGCAGGTTTTAAAGCATTAAATTCATCTGCATATGATGCCGCCTTTACTTTCTTTGATCGGATGGCCGGGCTCATGACGGATGACGAATGGAATTCTGAATATGAGAATACTTTAAAACTCCATTTGGCTTATGCAAGATCTGCCTATCTTTCTAAAAACTTTGAAGCAGCTGAAAAAAGTTTTAATTATATCCTTAAGTTTGCTCGGAATGACTTAGATAAAATTCTAGTCTACGAACTCCAATCTTCTATGCTTGTGACTCAAAACAAAATGAAAGAGGTTTTGGAGACACTCAAACAAGCCTTAAAGTTACTCGGTGTAAGATTACCAAAAAAAGCTGGTCCTTTATCTCCGCTTCGTGAGATCCTAAAGTTTAAATTTAAGTTAGGTAGAAGGTCCATTGAAAGTTTGGAAAACTTACCTGTTTCCGATGATCCGAAATATTTAGCAATCATGCGGCTTCTGAATGCTTGTATTGCACCTTCCTTTCTTGCAGAACCAAATTTATTTCCTGTGATTGTTCTGAAACTTGTCAATCACACTTTACGATACGGGCTTTGTGAAATCAGTGCATTCGGGTTTTGTGCGATGGGGATCATCCAAGGTTCTGGTTTGGGGAATTATGATGATGGATTGAAGTTTGGCCAGTTAGGTGTTCGGTTACTTGATTCACTTGAAGCAAAAACGTTTCGTTGTAGAACCTTGTTTATGTTTGCATGTATGATTTCTCCATGGAAAAATCATACAAGAGATAGCCGTCCTATTTTTTGGGAAAGTTTTCTTGCCGGAATGGAGACGGGTGATTTACAATATTCTTCTTATTCTTTGAATAATATCCATTTTCAAGGATTGGCTTTCCGCGAAAATTTAGAAGACCTTTACAAAAGCCAACTTCGTTACGATGCTTCTCTCTTAAGTTTACGTCAAAACCACGCTTACCAAGTGCACCGTCTCAATCTTCAATTGGTTGAAAACATGAGAGGGGAATCCGCCGACTCCATGTGTTTGGAAGGCAGATATTTTTCTGAAACAGAAACGGTTGCCGAATGGTTATCCACTGGTAATGCCAATGCTCTCTTCGATTATTATTTATGTAAGTTGCGAATCGAATACTTTCTCGGAGACAAAGGAAAAGCTTACGAATACTCAACAAAATTAGATACTTTAGAAGGTGCCATGTTTGGAATGATGTTTGTTCCTGAACATGTATTCCTTGGAGCGCTAGTTGCTTTTTCGTTGATTGTAGACGAAAAAAATCCGCCGGGAGTCACAACCGCAACCCTGAAAAAAAGATTATACGGATTTGAAAAACGAATGAAGGTATGGGCAAAGAGTTCACCCGAAAACTTCGCCCATAAATATGAAATCATTTCTGCACTGTTATTATACCTTGCTAATGAAAAAACGCAGGCAGTAATCGCTTGTAAAGCGGCGATTTCTTCCGCGCGCGAATCAAGTTATATATTGGAAGAAGCCATTGCAAACGAGTTTTTGGTTCGGATGTGGAAGGAAACCGGATTCGAACAATACAGTAACCTACATTTGGTGGAAGCCCATTACCGATATGGGAAATACGGCTTTTTATCTAAAGTAAAACAACTTGAAGCAAACCATATTTCTTTAAAAAAATACATCGGTCGAAACTTTAGAACCGACTCCACTGATAGTCTTTCTCTATTTAGTACAACAAAAGATATTTTTGGAGATGTAGGATCTTCTTTAGATATTAATACGGTAATCAAAGCTTCGCAAACCATTTCTGGAGAAATCCAACTCAATCGTCTTCTGGAAAAGATGATGAAAATTCTCATCGAAAATGCCGGGGCGGAAAGAGGATACTTTATACTCAAATCTGACTCGGGTTGGCAAGTTTTGGCTGAATCAGAAGCAGAAAAAGAATCAGTTTTTGTTTACTCGGAATCACCCTTTGCTATAGACTTTTTAGAACCAGTTGCCTATGTGAATCAAAATAAAATTCCTTCGCAGATCATCGGTTATGTGGTGAGGACTGGGCTTGTTGTAATTTGTGGAGATGCCGCTAGAGAAGGTGATTTTAAGAACGACCCGTACGTAAAATCAACACTTCCTAAGTCTTTATTATGTTATCCTATTTTAAGTCACGGGACTGTGGTTGGTATTGTTTATTTAGAAAATAATCTAACAACGGATGCTTTCACACCTGGTCGTGTAGAAATTTTAAAAATTTTATCTTCGCAAATTGCTGTTTCTATCGAGAATTCCCTTTTGTATACCAACTTGGAGCAAAAGGTTGATGAACGAACCAAGGAACTGAATTACGCGTTAACCGAAGTGAAAGGTCTTAAGGAACAACAAGATGGGGATTACTTTTTGGCCTCGTTACTCATTGAACCTTTGACACAAAACCTTGCCACCTCCTCAAACATGAATATTCAGTTCCTTACTGAACAAAAGAAGAAGTTTTCTTACAAACAATGGAATTCTGAAATTGGGGGAGACTTATGTGTCTCTTCTTCGATCCAATTACAAAACAAAAAATACATAGTTGTTCTGAATGGGGACGCAATGGGTAAATCGATGCAAGGAGCGAGTGGTGCCCTTGTGATTGGATCTGTATTTGAAGCCATCATTAAAAGAAATGGTCAATCGGAAGAAGTGCGGGATATCACTCCTGAAAAATGGGTGAGTAATGCTTATACTGAATTACATAGCACTCTTGTGACCTTTGACGGATCCATGCTCATTTCTATGTTTCTTTGTTTGATCGATGACGAAACTGGATTTTTTTATTTTTTAAATGCTGAACATCCAAGGCCTGTGATTTACAGAAATCATAAAACTTTTTTTCTGCCACATAACTATGTTTGTGCGAAGTTAGGGCTTTTGGCATCAAAAAAAGCCCTGCAAGTCAATACCTTTCAACTTGAGAAAGGAGATTTGTTACTTGTTGGTTCCGATGGACGAGATGATATTTTGATCGGTTCTGAAGTCGAAATGGAAGTTAATGAAGATGACGAACTTTTTTTAAAAACAACACTAGAAGGGCAAGGGGATTTGGAATCCATTCGCGATGCAATCAAAAGTCATGGTGAATTGATTGATGATTTATCCCTCATTCGAGTGGAATACATCGGAGAGGGATCGCCCATTCATGTTCTTTCCAACCACCCTAAACATTTTGTTTATCTAAGGGCACTTACATTGTATAAACAAAAAAAATGGACTGACGTGGAACAAATAATTTCTAACAATTTTGCCTCGATTCACGAGGCACCACTTTCGGTCCAAAAAATATACTTATATACAGAACACAGAATGTCTGCGTTCCCTCTTGAATTTGCGGTAAACTATGTCCAAAAAAATCCTTCGGACAGCCTAACATTATTTTATATTGCAGAAGCCTTGTATGAAAACGGTGATTTTTCTGCTGCCTTCGATTATTCTGAAAGAGTGCAGCTCAGACGTCCCTACCACAAGGAAAACAATATATTATTTGCTCGACTATTAGAACTTCGACGAAAATAA